The proteins below are encoded in one region of Spirochaeta isovalerica:
- a CDS encoding sensor histidine kinase — MLKRKISLFLNISTSFAFIIVMSFFLSIGIEHFNTTRRLPILLTEVQSANMANILSLLYSRQGNWNNLASTVRDLTSTMPDNKEGHAFRVIVEDSTGKKLYNSFTELFDSRDTVLIEGKSENLTDYVTNLTIGRIVLYVDEKYLETKTTDYLLSALKEQFILTLGAILIALIPAAVLSNRLSRPLTRLSRASGEIRSGNNIQITETYKTAELAALTESFNQMSQTLKKQKELRQRLIGDLSHEINTPLNIIDLDARGIQNGLIDKDEGLESIRAEIDKLSGLIKDLDWLAETDAGEISLEIQTVDLPGIIKKETERWQFNADRLNIALIFQNELDGETIIQGDGIRIRQVISNLLENCLKYAPESEEIVIRLFRTKKQISISVTDQGPGIPAGEIDEIFERLYRLDDSRNRGTGGRGLGLSIARSIMEMHKGRLTVESPAGKGSTFILTFPMIDTGK; from the coding sequence ATGCTAAAAAGAAAGATCAGTCTTTTCCTGAATATTTCAACTTCTTTCGCCTTTATAATTGTCATGTCTTTTTTTCTCAGCATAGGGATTGAGCATTTCAATACAACGAGGCGGCTTCCCATACTCCTTACAGAAGTGCAATCGGCCAATATGGCAAACATTCTCAGCCTTCTCTACTCCAGACAGGGGAACTGGAACAATCTTGCATCCACCGTAAGAGATCTGACATCCACTATGCCTGATAATAAAGAAGGACATGCATTCAGAGTTATCGTTGAAGACAGCACTGGAAAAAAACTTTACAACAGCTTTACCGAGCTGTTTGACAGCCGCGATACTGTTCTCATAGAAGGGAAATCGGAAAACCTGACAGATTATGTCACCAATTTGACAATAGGGCGGATCGTACTGTATGTCGATGAAAAATACCTTGAAACAAAAACAACCGACTATTTGCTGTCCGCATTAAAAGAGCAGTTTATCCTTACGCTCGGAGCCATTCTGATTGCTTTGATCCCTGCCGCGGTCTTATCAAACAGGCTCTCACGTCCCTTAACCAGACTCTCAAGGGCATCCGGGGAAATCCGATCAGGTAACAATATACAGATAACAGAAACCTATAAAACAGCAGAATTGGCGGCTCTTACCGAATCCTTCAACCAGATGTCCCAGACTTTGAAAAAACAGAAAGAATTGCGGCAAAGACTGATCGGAGACCTGTCCCATGAAATCAATACACCTCTCAATATTATTGATCTCGACGCTAGAGGCATCCAGAACGGACTTATTGATAAAGACGAAGGGCTTGAAAGCATAAGAGCTGAAATTGACAAATTATCAGGTCTGATCAAGGATCTGGACTGGCTGGCGGAAACAGATGCCGGTGAAATAAGTCTTGAAATACAGACTGTCGATCTCCCGGGGATTATCAAAAAAGAAACGGAAAGATGGCAATTTAATGCCGACCGGCTTAATATAGCACTGATTTTCCAGAATGAGCTGGATGGCGAAACAATCATTCAGGGCGACGGGATAAGGATCCGGCAGGTTATCTCGAATCTATTGGAGAACTGTCTGAAATATGCCCCGGAATCTGAAGAAATTGTCATCCGTCTTTTCAGAACAAAAAAACAGATTTCGATATCTGTAACCGATCAGGGACCGGGAATTCCTGCCGGTGAGATTGATGAGATCTTTGAGCGTCTATACCGCCTCGATGATTCCCGAAACAGGGGTACAGGCGGCAGAGGCCTCGGGTTATCAATTGCCAGATCTATTATGGAAATGCATAAGGGTCGTCTCACGGTGGAATCTCCTGCCGGAAAAGGGAGCACCTTCATCTTGACATTTCCTATGATTGACACCGGAAAATAA
- a CDS encoding response regulator transcription factor, whose translation MDRNSRILIIEDEKKIAQWIKIYLEKAGFQTSTAYDGRDGLEMARNTKPDLILLDLMIPGIRGEEVCSRIRQRHDIPIIILTAKNTKRDLLNGLDIGADDYITKPFDPEELIGRIKALLRRSRKETARILQCGPLEYNRDEGVFSVNGELIELSQAQLSIMLVFMENPNVILSRSRLIELAFQSRFSGYERAIDNHIKRIRHLINRQDFNPIKTVYGGGYKLEC comes from the coding sequence ATGGACAGGAACAGCAGAATCCTGATTATCGAGGATGAAAAGAAGATAGCCCAATGGATCAAAATATATCTTGAGAAAGCCGGTTTTCAAACATCGACTGCTTATGACGGCAGAGACGGTCTGGAAATGGCCAGAAACACGAAACCCGATCTGATTCTTCTCGACTTGATGATTCCGGGAATAAGAGGAGAGGAAGTCTGCAGCAGAATCAGGCAGAGACATGATATCCCCATAATCATCCTCACCGCCAAAAATACCAAGCGGGACCTTCTGAACGGTCTCGACATAGGTGCTGACGATTATATAACCAAACCTTTTGATCCTGAGGAGCTGATCGGCAGAATAAAGGCCCTTCTGCGCAGGAGCCGTAAAGAGACAGCCAGAATACTGCAGTGCGGGCCTTTGGAATACAACAGAGATGAAGGGGTGTTCTCGGTTAATGGAGAATTAATCGAATTAAGTCAGGCCCAGCTCTCCATAATGCTCGTATTTATGGAGAATCCCAATGTTATTCTCAGCCGCTCAAGATTGATCGAATTAGCATTCCAATCCCGATTTTCCGGATATGAGAGAGCTATTGATAACCATATAAAAAGAATCAGACATCTTATAAACAGACAGGACTTCAACCCAATTAAAACGGTTTACGGCGGTGGATACAAACTGGAATGCTAA
- a CDS encoding aldo/keto reductase, whose amino-acid sequence MQYRQLGKIDFKVSALGFGAMRLPSMKNPLDPRVDEKEAIRMIRHAIDSGVNYIDTAWPYHLGASEKILGKALLDGYREKVFLVTKLPMFLVNKQEDFGKYFHAQLEKLQTDYVDCYLFHALNEKNFNKVKDFELIKEMEKERDAGRIRNIGFSFHDTLPVFKKIIDFYDWDLTQIQYNYLDTTVQAGEEGLKYAAEKGMAVTIMEPLKGGMLAKPPKEARKLLEASSVKRTPVDWALQYLWNLPEVSVVLSGMSTGEQLEQNLESAEKSGIGKLTEEENGTINSIISIYREKILVPCTACQYCMPCPAGVNIPENFALANSANMKPETLWDRIMLFNTKRKYRKLASNKVKVNKTVPDGNASLCIECGKCLSHCPQTIAIPDELKKVHQFLRYGRNEF is encoded by the coding sequence ATGCAGTACCGTCAATTAGGAAAAATCGATTTCAAAGTATCAGCACTCGGATTCGGAGCCATGAGACTCCCCTCTATGAAAAACCCTCTCGATCCGCGGGTTGATGAAAAAGAAGCGATCCGCATGATCAGGCACGCCATTGACAGCGGAGTCAATTATATTGATACGGCCTGGCCCTACCATCTGGGCGCCAGCGAAAAGATTCTGGGGAAAGCTCTACTGGACGGATACCGGGAAAAGGTTTTTCTCGTTACCAAATTGCCTATGTTTCTCGTCAATAAACAAGAGGATTTCGGGAAGTATTTCCATGCCCAGCTGGAGAAACTTCAGACGGATTATGTCGACTGCTATCTCTTTCACGCTTTGAATGAGAAGAATTTCAATAAAGTGAAAGATTTCGAACTAATAAAAGAGATGGAAAAAGAACGGGATGCAGGAAGGATCAGAAATATAGGTTTCTCCTTCCATGATACGCTGCCCGTATTCAAGAAAATAATCGACTTTTACGATTGGGATCTGACCCAGATCCAATACAACTACCTGGACACGACTGTCCAGGCCGGAGAAGAAGGGCTGAAATACGCCGCGGAAAAAGGCATGGCTGTCACCATTATGGAACCGCTGAAGGGGGGAATGCTCGCCAAGCCGCCCAAAGAAGCGAGGAAGCTGCTTGAAGCGAGTTCCGTTAAGCGAACACCAGTCGACTGGGCGCTCCAGTATCTGTGGAACCTGCCGGAAGTTTCGGTCGTTCTCAGCGGCATGAGTACTGGGGAACAGCTGGAGCAGAACCTGGAAAGCGCGGAAAAATCGGGAATCGGGAAACTGACTGAAGAAGAAAATGGAACCATAAACTCCATTATCTCCATCTATCGGGAAAAAATACTCGTGCCCTGTACAGCCTGCCAGTACTGCATGCCCTGTCCCGCCGGCGTGAATATCCCGGAAAACTTTGCTCTGGCCAATTCTGCCAATATGAAGCCGGAAACGCTCTGGGACAGGATAATGCTCTTTAATACCAAACGGAAGTACAGGAAACTGGCTTCCAACAAAGTGAAAGTCAATAAAACAGTTCCCGACGGCAATGCTTCGCTCTGCATCGAGTGTGGGAAATGTCTGTCACACTGTCCCCAGACAATTGCCATCCCCGATGAACTGAAGAAGGTGCATCAGTTTTTGAGATACGGAAGAAACGAATTCTGA
- a CDS encoding GNAT family N-acetyltransferase, translated as MIEIRPYELTDLPYLYEICWKTALNGNSVEGVIDDKYKVGHYFAAPYVYFDRDCCFVVTRDNIPAGYIVGTADTVGYTKWLNSEWLPKVRRLYDIPSESSEPFQQFINDCIKNDTLVDKSLSEYPGHLHIDLLPELQGKGLGRKLMEMFFNSCRRKGTEGVHLGVSKQNPGAVAFYRKMGMFVISESEGAYMMGILLL; from the coding sequence ATGATTGAAATAAGGCCTTACGAATTAACAGATCTACCCTATCTCTATGAAATTTGCTGGAAAACGGCGCTGAACGGCAACTCAGTAGAAGGTGTAATTGATGATAAATACAAAGTCGGCCATTATTTTGCTGCGCCTTATGTCTATTTCGACAGAGATTGCTGTTTCGTTGTAACCAGGGATAACATTCCCGCCGGATATATTGTGGGAACAGCAGACACGGTTGGTTATACGAAATGGCTCAACAGCGAATGGCTGCCGAAAGTGCGAAGGCTCTACGATATCCCATCAGAATCGTCCGAACCTTTTCAGCAGTTTATCAACGACTGCATTAAAAATGATACACTGGTGGATAAATCCCTCAGCGAATATCCGGGGCACCTTCATATCGATCTGCTGCCGGAACTTCAGGGCAAAGGACTCGGGCGGAAGCTTATGGAAATGTTTTTCAACAGCTGCCGCAGGAAAGGGACGGAAGGAGTCCATCTGGGCGTATCGAAACAGAACCCCGGTGCTGTTGCCTTTTACAGAAAAATGGGAATGTTCGTCATCTCCGAAAGCGAAGGTGCTTATATGATGGGTATTCTTCTTCTCTGA
- a CDS encoding HAD-IIB family hydrolase produces MKEQLYITDLDQTLLQPDGTLSPFATRNLNNMIAKGINFTVASARSVVSQQIILNKLELKLPVIEFNGSFISDLKTGTHQVINQLSPSDLLAAADLFDSKGLHYFLSTFDGHQDRLYYSRTDNEGEQWYVLDREKAGDRRLTETVDRRNHFNEMIVCLTVINRIEELEPIALILEKTGESVEIHIQENQYTPGWYWLTVHSSKATKDQAIRTLALSVGMENYAITAFGDNTNDLKMLKAADCGVAVENALPPVKAAADKIIGHHRNDSVVRYIAEKNGIELL; encoded by the coding sequence ATGAAAGAACAGCTTTACATAACCGACCTGGATCAGACCCTTCTTCAGCCCGATGGCACTCTCTCTCCTTTTGCCACAAGGAATCTCAACAATATGATAGCAAAAGGTATCAATTTCACGGTTGCCTCGGCGAGATCCGTTGTATCTCAGCAGATTATCCTCAATAAACTTGAGTTAAAGCTTCCCGTTATCGAATTCAACGGCTCTTTCATTTCGGATCTTAAAACGGGAACCCATCAGGTGATAAACCAACTGAGCCCATCGGATCTTCTGGCAGCGGCTGATCTGTTCGATTCGAAAGGACTCCATTACTTCCTCTCCACTTTTGACGGACACCAGGACAGGCTCTATTACAGCCGAACCGACAATGAAGGAGAACAATGGTATGTTCTAGACAGAGAAAAAGCGGGAGACCGCCGGTTGACAGAGACTGTTGACAGGAGAAATCACTTCAATGAGATGATAGTCTGCCTCACTGTAATTAACAGGATCGAAGAGCTGGAGCCCATAGCCCTGATTCTGGAGAAAACCGGAGAATCGGTTGAAATCCATATACAGGAAAACCAGTATACTCCCGGTTGGTACTGGCTGACAGTCCATTCATCAAAAGCGACCAAAGACCAGGCTATCAGAACGCTGGCACTATCTGTAGGTATGGAAAATTATGCCATTACCGCCTTCGGCGACAATACCAATGATTTGAAAATGCTGAAGGCGGCGGATTGCGGAGTTGCTGTTGAAAACGCGCTTCCGCCTGTGAAAGCGGCAGCCGATAAAATAATAGGGCATCATAGAAATGACAGTGTGGTCCGGTATATTGCCGAAAAAAACGGCATTGAACTTCTATAA
- a CDS encoding peptidase E, with translation MGKIFAIGGGEIRFGETREIDRKIVEASGKKNPKLLFIPTASREAEAYIKTVDEYFGGELGCRVETLFLINRPVDTHAVRSEILDSDIIYVGGGNTRFMMETWRKHAVDKALREAYDKGIILSGLSAGSICWFDCGQSDSDFAIDVPEGRYSCVDGLGFIPLLHAPHHNEDHRAVDLPLLVREKERTALALSNFCALEISDDKCRFHKSSEEAYALKLEVIDGLIQETSLPLDGTFRNLSTLFKSESEVE, from the coding sequence ATGGGAAAGATTTTCGCAATCGGCGGAGGAGAAATACGGTTCGGGGAAACACGTGAAATAGACCGGAAGATTGTGGAAGCTTCGGGAAAAAAGAACCCGAAACTCCTGTTCATACCTACGGCAAGCCGGGAAGCTGAAGCTTATATTAAAACTGTCGATGAGTATTTCGGAGGCGAACTGGGCTGCAGGGTCGAGACTCTCTTTCTGATAAACAGACCCGTGGATACCCATGCCGTCAGATCTGAAATACTGGACAGCGATATCATTTATGTCGGAGGGGGCAACACCCGCTTCATGATGGAAACATGGCGGAAGCATGCTGTGGATAAAGCCCTGCGGGAAGCATACGATAAGGGAATCATCCTTTCGGGACTCAGTGCCGGATCGATCTGCTGGTTCGATTGCGGTCAGAGCGATTCCGATTTCGCCATAGACGTTCCGGAAGGCCGGTACAGTTGCGTGGACGGGTTGGGTTTCATTCCCCTGCTCCATGCTCCCCATCATAATGAAGACCACAGGGCTGTGGACTTGCCCCTTCTGGTCAGGGAAAAAGAGCGGACGGCACTGGCGCTGAGCAACTTCTGCGCTTTGGAGATCAGCGATGATAAATGCAGATTTCACAAATCATCTGAAGAGGCTTACGCTCTGAAACTTGAAGTCATAGACGGATTGATTCAGGAAACGTCTCTGCCATTGGATGGAACTTTCAGAAATCTGTCTACTCTTTTTAAATCAGAATCAGAGGTAGAATGA
- a CDS encoding class I SAM-dependent methyltransferase, which yields MAASTNVERIRQYYNNDVQREWDRHERHRFEFPVTMHFLERFLKPGSRILDIGGGPGRYTLALAEAGHNVTLFDLAEANIAMAKEKADQMNLAVENFIQGDARDLSSLDGELFDAILIMGPFYHLSQKGDREKVIDQTLKLLKPQGILAGAFISHYAPIYDNLRNYPHTIKEQSENLLGFLKEGTHILSENEPGFIDAYFADPDEIVPFFSSFGLKELAFFGAESLISQSEMKLIDLGEELLAEWIGFACRTAETKGAIYGTDHLVYVGRKA from the coding sequence ATGGCTGCTTCAACGAATGTGGAAAGGATACGACAGTACTACAACAATGATGTTCAGCGGGAATGGGACCGTCACGAAAGGCACCGATTCGAATTCCCCGTTACCATGCACTTTCTGGAGCGATTTCTCAAACCGGGCAGCCGTATTCTCGATATAGGCGGCGGTCCGGGTCGGTATACTCTGGCTCTCGCCGAGGCGGGTCATAATGTCACGTTATTCGATCTGGCAGAAGCCAATATCGCCATGGCTAAAGAGAAAGCGGATCAGATGAATCTGGCAGTGGAAAATTTCATACAAGGCGATGCGAGAGACCTTTCTTCTCTCGATGGAGAACTGTTCGATGCGATTCTGATTATGGGTCCCTTTTACCACCTCAGCCAAAAAGGAGACCGGGAGAAAGTGATCGATCAGACGCTGAAGCTCTTGAAACCTCAGGGGATTCTTGCAGGCGCATTTATTTCCCATTATGCGCCTATATATGATAATTTGAGGAACTACCCCCACACAATAAAGGAACAGAGCGAAAACCTACTCGGCTTCCTCAAAGAAGGAACTCATATACTGAGTGAAAATGAGCCCGGTTTCATCGATGCCTACTTTGCCGACCCAGATGAAATCGTACCTTTTTTCTCTTCCTTCGGTCTGAAAGAATTAGCCTTTTTCGGTGCGGAGAGTCTTATAAGCCAGAGCGAGATGAAACTTATCGATCTGGGAGAAGAGCTTCTGGCAGAATGGATAGGTTTCGCCTGTCGGACCGCAGAGACGAAAGGGGCCATTTACGGAACGGATCACCTTGTCTATGTGGGTCGCAAGGCTTAG
- a CDS encoding aldo/keto reductase encodes MEIKSVRFLEKEVPHLIFGSLTMAPLQRNMPPEEGGDIIAYALKKGIRWIDTAQMYGSYPHVLRGISQSGIDRKELVISTKSAVKSYAEMNRAIDEAMEEMKLDYIDLFLLHAVRSLEDFGEREEALTALLEAKEQGRIGAVGLSSHSTKSALVLAEDSRIDWYHLMFNIRGTGLTDGTLDEQIQAIEKIKNRGAGFYVMKPLGGGYLKSTAEDALKWVKDHRLVDAVALGMMSREEVDMNIDVFSNRPVSEEIKNRLGTVEKKLFVFEALCIGCGKCGETCEQSAIKVNADKIAEVDKEKCILCGYCVPVCPKFALRII; translated from the coding sequence ATGGAAATCAAATCTGTTCGTTTTTTGGAAAAAGAAGTCCCTCACCTTATATTCGGATCTCTGACTATGGCACCGCTGCAGAGAAATATGCCCCCTGAAGAAGGGGGCGATATCATTGCCTATGCACTGAAAAAAGGCATCCGCTGGATTGATACGGCACAAATGTACGGATCCTATCCCCATGTACTCAGAGGTATATCCCAATCGGGAATAGATAGAAAAGAACTGGTCATATCAACAAAATCAGCCGTAAAAAGCTACGCTGAGATGAATAGGGCTATCGATGAAGCCATGGAAGAGATGAAGCTTGACTACATCGATCTGTTTCTGCTTCACGCCGTCCGGTCTCTGGAAGATTTCGGAGAGAGAGAAGAAGCTCTGACCGCTTTGCTTGAAGCAAAGGAACAGGGGCGGATCGGAGCCGTCGGGCTTTCCTCTCATTCCACAAAAAGCGCATTGGTTCTCGCTGAAGACAGCAGAATCGACTGGTATCATCTGATGTTTAATATCCGGGGTACGGGATTGACCGATGGGACTCTGGATGAACAGATTCAGGCTATCGAGAAAATCAAAAATCGCGGCGCCGGATTTTACGTGATGAAACCCCTTGGGGGCGGATATCTGAAATCCACGGCGGAAGATGCCCTCAAATGGGTAAAAGACCACAGACTGGTCGATGCCGTGGCTCTCGGCATGATGTCGCGGGAAGAAGTCGATATGAATATCGATGTGTTCTCGAACCGCCCCGTTAGTGAAGAAATAAAAAACAGGCTGGGAACTGTAGAAAAAAAGCTCTTCGTATTCGAGGCCCTCTGTATCGGCTGCGGGAAATGCGGGGAAACCTGCGAACAGTCAGCCATTAAAGTAAATGCAGATAAAATAGCTGAAGTGGATAAAGAGAAATGTATTCTCTGCGGTTATTGCGTTCCGGTCTGCCCTAAATTCGCCTTGAGAATAATATAA
- a CDS encoding MBL fold metallo-hydrolase, which yields MKFAVLLENSLDNLSKQRESLKTDHGLSLYIEWKGRRILFDTGPDSSFAMNAEKMGIDLSLIDMAFLSHGHSDHSGGLEEFFRQNSKAPLYLHREALIPHYSRKADGRIVPIGVDPVLLKRYENRVRFIDENQEILPGLDVFENIPENFPRPMTNHNLFMKKNGQMGPDDFRHEIVLSLEENAGIYIITGCSHTGVVNMVNLVKQKKPELPVQAVLGGFHIYSRGGKAAVTNDYLKSLTDALKALDTDFYTGHCTGEDNFRKIETSLPGKLYRMNTGCSKVL from the coding sequence GTGAAATTCGCCGTTCTGCTCGAAAACAGCCTGGATAATCTATCAAAGCAGAGAGAAAGCCTGAAAACCGATCACGGTCTGTCTCTCTATATCGAATGGAAAGGGAGACGAATACTTTTTGATACCGGTCCCGATTCCTCCTTTGCTATGAATGCAGAAAAAATGGGGATAGATCTAAGCCTCATTGATATGGCTTTTCTCTCCCACGGACACAGTGATCACAGCGGCGGCCTTGAAGAGTTTTTCAGACAGAACTCAAAAGCCCCGCTCTATCTGCACAGAGAAGCCCTGATTCCCCACTACTCCCGCAAAGCTGATGGAAGGATTGTCCCGATCGGCGTTGATCCGGTCCTTTTGAAAAGATATGAAAACCGTGTGAGATTTATCGATGAAAATCAGGAGATTCTCCCGGGACTGGATGTTTTTGAAAATATACCGGAAAACTTCCCCCGCCCCATGACAAATCATAACCTCTTTATGAAAAAAAACGGACAAATGGGTCCTGACGATTTCCGCCACGAAATTGTACTGTCTCTTGAAGAGAACGCCGGCATTTACATCATAACCGGCTGTTCCCATACAGGTGTAGTGAATATGGTCAATCTGGTTAAACAAAAAAAACCGGAGTTACCGGTACAGGCCGTCCTGGGAGGGTTTCACATATACAGCCGGGGAGGCAAAGCCGCAGTAACAAACGACTATCTCAAAAGCCTGACTGATGCTTTGAAAGCACTTGATACTGACTTTTATACAGGGCACTGCACAGGAGAGGATAACTTCAGAAAAATAGAGACGAGCCTGCCGGGGAAACTATACAGAATGAATACAGGTTGCTCTAAAGTATTATAA
- a CDS encoding FAD-dependent oxidoreductase: MEKKKHIVVLGGGYGGVLTAKKLINKTKKDKNVKITLIDKKPYHTMLTELHEVAAGRIPEDGIRIDFETIFSRRNIDVVLDTVHNIDFEKKVVNGNNTCTTYDYLVLGTGSKPAFYCCQGAKDNAFNLWSYEDALRIRHHMLEVFGKASVETDPFKRKRLLTFVVIGCGFTGIEMAGELAEWRAELCREFSIKEKEVRIIIADLLPEVLPAFDDKLKKKTVKRLQKMNVEIMLKSGIDNVGEHHIDITGAGKIDCDTVIWTAGVEGSEIVENLGDNVAKTKRHQIETDKYLHAKDMEDVYVVGDNIFYIPEGHDKPVPQMVENAEHSADTVAKNIYASLHNKKKSEYKPKFHGAMVSIGGRYGVAQINMGKTNMVFSGFIAMFIKHFINFIYFVQVAGFNKLWTYMQHEFFHVEERRSFVGGYFAKRSPNFFLVPLRIFLGGMWIYEGWEKLLRVMENPYDIFLIASKVATSSASVAEEAATWGEALPVPEFITSIVDWFMNLMFYFPSGEFTYMAVVFQTGMVIAEIVVGLCLLGGLFTMLASLVSIAMGLMIWSSGMAPFEMLWYIFGGIAMIGGSGSTFGMDYYVLPWLKKQWVKIPFVKKWYLYT, encoded by the coding sequence ATGGAAAAGAAAAAACACATTGTTGTTCTTGGAGGCGGTTACGGCGGTGTTCTCACGGCTAAGAAACTGATCAATAAGACAAAGAAAGATAAAAATGTCAAAATCACTCTGATTGATAAAAAACCTTATCATACGATGCTGACTGAGCTCCATGAAGTTGCGGCCGGTCGTATCCCCGAAGATGGAATCCGTATTGATTTCGAAACGATTTTCTCCAGAAGAAATATAGATGTCGTTCTCGATACAGTTCACAATATCGATTTCGAAAAGAAAGTTGTCAACGGTAACAACACATGTACAACCTATGACTATCTGGTATTGGGAACCGGTTCAAAACCGGCTTTCTACTGCTGTCAGGGAGCCAAAGATAATGCTTTCAACCTGTGGTCCTATGAAGATGCCCTGAGAATCAGACATCACATGCTTGAAGTCTTCGGAAAAGCCAGTGTCGAAACCGATCCTTTCAAAAGAAAAAGACTTCTCACTTTCGTTGTAATCGGGTGCGGTTTTACAGGAATCGAAATGGCCGGTGAGCTGGCCGAGTGGAGAGCAGAGCTCTGCCGTGAGTTTTCCATTAAAGAGAAGGAAGTCCGCATAATCATTGCCGACCTTCTCCCTGAAGTTCTTCCCGCTTTTGATGACAAGCTGAAGAAGAAGACCGTTAAAAGACTTCAGAAAATGAACGTCGAAATCATGCTCAAGTCCGGTATCGATAATGTGGGCGAGCACCACATCGATATTACAGGGGCCGGCAAAATCGATTGTGATACTGTTATCTGGACGGCCGGAGTCGAAGGATCGGAAATCGTCGAAAATCTCGGAGATAATGTCGCCAAGACAAAGCGCCACCAGATCGAAACGGACAAGTATCTCCACGCCAAAGATATGGAAGATGTTTATGTCGTCGGAGACAATATCTTCTACATACCCGAAGGACATGACAAGCCGGTACCCCAGATGGTGGAAAATGCCGAGCATTCTGCCGATACGGTTGCAAAAAATATATATGCCAGTCTGCACAATAAGAAAAAATCGGAATACAAACCGAAATTCCATGGAGCCATGGTTTCAATCGGTGGCCGTTACGGTGTCGCCCAGATCAATATGGGCAAAACCAATATGGTTTTCTCCGGTTTCATCGCCATGTTTATCAAACATTTTATCAATTTTATTTATTTCGTTCAGGTCGCGGGTTTCAACAAGCTCTGGACATATATGCAGCATGAGTTCTTCCATGTGGAAGAGAGAAGAAGTTTTGTCGGCGGTTACTTCGCCAAAAGATCTCCTAACTTTTTCCTGGTTCCCTTAAGAATATTTCTCGGTGGTATGTGGATTTATGAAGGATGGGAGAAGCTGCTCCGCGTAATGGAGAATCCCTACGATATTTTCCTGATCGCATCGAAAGTCGCCACGTCCAGCGCTTCTGTCGCTGAAGAGGCCGCGACATGGGGAGAGGCGCTGCCGGTTCCCGAATTCATCACATCGATCGTCGACTGGTTTATGAACCTGATGTTCTACTTCCCCTCGGGAGAGTTCACCTATATGGCTGTCGTCTTCCAGACGGGAATGGTTATCGCTGAAATCGTTGTTGGTCTCTGTCTGCTCGGCGGTCTGTTTACCATGCTTGCTTCTCTTGTTTCCATTGCCATGGGCCTGATGATCTGGTCCTCCGGCATGGCTCCTTTCGAGATGCTCTGGTATATTTTCGGAGGCATCGCGATGATCGGAGGAAGCGGCTCCACATTCGGAATGGATTATTATGTACTTCCCTGGCTCAAGAAGCAGTGGGTG